Proteins encoded together in one Oceanidesulfovibrio indonesiensis window:
- a CDS encoding glycosyltransferase family 2 protein translates to MKISLVVPVFNEEDAIPIFYKEVREFEELKPYEVEIVFINDGSKDATEVIINSIAISDPLVKPLSFTRNFGKEPALFAGLDHATGDAIIPIDVDLQDPIEVIPHLIAKWQEGADRL, encoded by the coding sequence ATGAAGATTTCTCTGGTCGTTCCCGTCTTCAATGAAGAGGACGCGATACCCATTTTCTACAAAGAAGTCAGAGAGTTTGAAGAACTTAAGCCATATGAAGTAGAGATAGTCTTCATCAATGACGGCAGCAAAGATGCGACAGAGGTGATCATAAATTCGATTGCTATATCAGATCCTCTCGTCAAGCCGCTATCGTTCACTCGTAACTTCGGCAAAGAGCCAGCACTGTTCGCAGGGCTTGACCATGCAACCGGTGACGCGATTATCCCAATCGACGTAGACCTGCAAGACCCTATCGAAGTCATACCGCACCTTATAGCGAAGTGGCAAGAAGGCGCAGATAGGCTA